The following are encoded together in the Citrus sinensis cultivar Valencia sweet orange chromosome 1, DVS_A1.0, whole genome shotgun sequence genome:
- the LOC102629964 gene encoding protein arginine N-methyltransferase 1.5 isoform X1 produces MALGERGGWDKSESRYCGVETDFNDDMPHLLSFNLSSGGFDFVVATLMDPNYRPSLMEKDIGGGSHVLSFAGSDLVLSPSQWSSHVVGKISSWIDLDSEDEILRMDSETTLKQEISWASHLSLQACLLPSPKGASCANYARCVNQILQSLNNMQLWLRIPLVKNDDDTMDFIPSGDSWELWNSFRLLCEHHSQLSVALDVLSSLPSANSLGRWFGEPVRAAIIHTDSFLTNARGYPCLSRHHQKLITGFLNHSIQVVISGKLNNGVPSVSLDSALDHTGTNVESSQRHSLRPYLDYIAYLYQRMDPLPEQERFELSYRDFLQSPLQGHNPLFHIISDEFCTIEFSNYYLSFQPLMDNLEAQTYETFEKDSVKYIQYQRAIGNALVDRVPDEEASSLTTVLMVVGAGRGPLVRASLQAAEETGRKLKIYAVEKNPNAVVTLHSLVRLEGWEKTVTIVSCDMRCWDAPEKADILVSELLGSFGDNELSPECLDGAQRFLKQDGISIPSSYTSFIQPVTASKLHNDVKSHKDVVHFETAYVVKVHSVARLAPCEPVFTFTHPNFSTKKSNQRYKKLRFEIPSDTGSSMVHGFAGYFDAMLYKDVHLGIEPSTATPNMFSWFAIFFPLRTPVCIRPGSPLEVHFWRCCGSTKVWYEWCVASPNPSPVHNSNGRSYWVGL; encoded by the exons ATGGCGCTAGGTGAGAGAGGAGGATGGGATAAGAGCGAATCCAGATACTGTGGAGTTGAGACCGACTTCAACGATGACATGCCTCACCTTTTATCCTTCAATCTTTCCTCTGGAGGCTTTGATTTTGTCGTTGCTACCTTG ATGGATCCCAATTATCGGCCAAGCTTGATGGAAAAAGACATTGGTGGTGGATCACATGTTCTGTCCTTTGCTGGCTCTGACTTAGTCCTGAGCCCTTCCCAATGGAGTAGTCACGTTGTGG GAAAAATTAGTTCGTGGATTGACTTGGATTCAGAAGACGAGATCCTGCGGATGGATTCTGAAACTACTTTGAAGCAAGAAATTTCATGGGCTTCCCATCTTTCACTGCAG GCTTGCCTTCTTCCTTCTCCTAAGGGAGCATCATGTGCTAATTATGCTAGGTGCGTGAATCAGATTCTTCAGAGCCTAAACAACATGCAG TTGTGGCTTAGGATTCCATTGGTGAAGAATGATGATGATACTATGGACTTTATTCCTTCG GGTGATTCCTGGGAACTCTGGAATTCATTTCGTCTTCTCTGTGAACATCACAGTCAGCTGTCAGTTGCCCTTGATGTTCT GAGCTCACTGCCTTCAGCAAACTCACTTGGACGATGGTTTGGTGAGCCTGTTAGAGCTGCCATAATTCATACTGAT TCTTTTCTAACCAATGCACGGGGTTATCCATGCCTGTCTCGGCACCACCAGAAGCTCATTACTGGGTTTCTTAACCATTCTATACAG GTAGTTATTTCAGGAAAACTTAACAATGGTGTTCCCAGTGTGAGCTTGGATTCTGCTTTAGACCATACTGGTACTAATGTTGAGA GCTCTCAGAGACATTCCCTGAGGCCATATTTGGACTATATTGCTTACCTCTATCAAAGGATGGATCCCCTTCCAGAGCAAGAACGTTTTGAG CTCAGTTACAGGGATTTTTTACAGTCTCCATTGCAG GGACATAATCCACTGTTCCACATTATTTCTGATGAATTTTGCACCATAGAATTTTCTAACTACTACCTGTCATTCCAGCCTCTTATGGACAATCTAGAGGCTCAAACATATGAGACATTTGAGAAAGACTCAGTAAAATATATCCAG TACCAAAGAGCTATTGGTAACGCCTTGGTGGACAGGGTTCCCGATGAAGAAGCATCTTCTTTAACCACT GTACTGATGGTTGTAGGAGCAGGGCGAGGACCTCTTGTTAGGGCATCATTGCAG GCAGCTGAAGAAACAGGACGCAAACTGAAAATTTATGCTGTGGAGAAAAATCCAAATGCAGTTGTTACTCTTCAT AGTTTGGTTAGATTGGAGGGTTGGGAGAAAACGGTGACCATAGTCTCTTGTGACATGCGTTGTTGGGATGCTCCTGAGAAAGCTGACATTTTG GTCAGTGAGTTGCTTGGTTCTTTTGGTGACAATGAGCTGTCTCCTGAATGCTTGGACGGAGCCCAACGATTTTTAAAGCAAGACGGGATCTCAATACCATCCTC GTATACCAGTTTCATACAACCCGTGACAGCTTCAAAGTTACACAACGAT GTTAAGTCTCATAAAGATGTTGTGCACTTTGAAACTGCTTATGTTGTCAAAGTGCACAGTGTAGCAAGGCTGGCTCCTTGCGAACCT GTCTTTACATTTACTCATCCAAATTTCTCAACTAAGAAGAGCAATCAGCGCTACAAAAAGCTGAGGTTTGAGATACCTAGTGATACTGGGTCATCCATGGTGCATG GGTTCGCTGGTTATTTTGATGCGATGCTTTACAAAGATGTGCATCTAGGTATTGAGCCATCAACGGCAACACCAAACATGTTCAGCTG GtttgcaatattttttccaCTGAGGACACCGGTATGTATTCGACCTGGTTCTCCACTTGAGGTGCATTTTTGGCGTTGTTGTGGTTCTACCAAG GTTTGGTACGAATGGTGTGTTGCTTCTCCCAATCCATCACCTGTTCACAACAGCAATGGTCGTTCGTATTGGGTTGGCCTTTAG
- the LOC102630564 gene encoding uncharacterized protein LOC102630564 isoform X3, producing the protein MMTSNQLTAIARGEANTSFAFSTRNTVEAKWVRQIKMSSPNPNVKKANLSATKKERIELPINYDYDGNCGSKAKAYHISEFLSHPSGIQAMLNTSALQSFQFLDTNTYRCVLPKVQFLNFEAAPVMDLRVTPTDKDCTVQLLSCKFEGSDIVESQNDRFSAFMINHMTWNTNDSESFLEVEVKLKLCLEIYTRPFSLLPISAVERPGNLEGAGCMCVCI; encoded by the exons ATGATGACTAGTAATCAGTTGACAGCAATCGCTAGAGGAGAAGCCAATACATCATTTGCCTTTTCAACAAG GAACACAGTTGAAGCCAAATGGGTTcgtcaaataaaaatgtcatCGCCAAACCCGAATGTAAAGAAAGCTAATTTGTCTGCCACAAAAAAGGAGAGAATTGAGTTGccaattaattatgattatgatgGTAATTGTGGGAGTAAGGCTAAGGCATATCATATTAGTGAATTTTTAAGTCACCCATCTGGGATTCAAGCAATGTTAAACACAAGTGCCTTGCAGAGCTTTCAGTTCCTTGATACCAACACTTACAG GTGCGTTCTGCCAAAAGTTCAATTTTTGAACTTTGAAGCTGCCCCTGTGATGGATTTACGTGTAACTCCAACAGACAAAGATTGTACAGTACAATTGCTTTCGTGTAAG TTTGAAGGTTCAGACATTGTAGAAAGCCAAAATGATCGCTTCTCAG CATTTATGATCAACCATATGACATGGAACACGAATGATTCTGAATCCTTTTTGGAGGTCGAAGTGAAGTTGAAATTATGTCTTGAG ATTTACACTCGGCCATTTTCTCTTCTGCCTATATCAGCTGTTGAGCGCCCAGGAAACTT AGAGGGTGCAGGATGCATGTGTGTATGCATATGA
- the LOC102629692 gene encoding uncharacterized protein LOC102629692, with the protein MAITMKQMSLIVGTLGTLSFIFGVIAENKKPASGTPIPLKGGVICKYPSDPSVVLGYLSAAFLVASIVAGYLSLFYPYKGRSVPHSVFFRSTSFTVFFNIAVFTGGLAATLLLWPTITEQIHLSRKVHSNPQAQCLTAKTGLLGGGAFVSLDSSLFWLVALMLADNAREDYFEELESSHKGVQLTGEYDEPDHLKGSP; encoded by the exons ATGGCTATAACAATGAAGCAGATGTCTCTTATTGTCGGTACTCTCGGTACTTTGTCATTCATATTTGGTGTAATTGCTGAAAATAAGAAG CCTGCATCGGGAACTCCGATACCTTTGAAAGGTGGAGTTATTTGCAAATATCCATCTGATCCGAGTGTTGTCTTGGGTTACCTGTCTGCTGCTTTTCTCGTTGCTTCTATTGTGGCCGGCTATCTGTCCTTGTTTTACCCTTACAAAGGAAGATCTGTTCCTCATTCTGTTTTCTTCCGGAGTACTTCTTTCACCGTCTTCTTCAACATTGCTGT GTTTACGGGTGGATTAGCAGCAACACTGCTGTTGTGGCCAACAATCACAGAGCAAATTCATTTGAGCCGCAAGGTACATTCAAATCCTCAGGCACAGTGCCTAACTGCTAAGACTGGTCTTCTTGGTGGGGGTGCATTTGTTTCCCTCGATTCATCTCTCTTCTGGTTAGTTGCACTTATGCTAGCTGACAATGCTCGGGAGGATTACTTTGAAGAATTAGAATCAAGCCATAAAGGTGTGCAGCTCACGGGAGAGTATGATGAACCAGATCATTTGAAGGGCAGCCCCTga
- the LOC102629964 gene encoding protein arginine N-methyltransferase 1.5 isoform X2, which produces MALGERGGWDKSESRYCGVETDFNDDMPHLLSFNLSSGGFDFVVATLMDPNYRPSLMEKDIGGGSHVLSFAGSDLVLSPSQWSSHVVGKISSWIDLDSEDEILRMDSETTLKQEISWASHLSLQACLLPSPKGASCANYARCVNQILQSLNNMQLWLRIPLVKNDDDTMDFIPSGDSWELWNSFRLLCEHHSQLSVALDVLSSLPSANSLGRWFGEPVRAAIIHTDSFLTNARGYPCLSRHHQKLITGFLNHSIQVVISGKLNNGVPSVSLDSALDHTGTNVESSQRHSLRPYLDYIAYLYQRMDPLPEQERFELSYRDFLQSPLQPLMDNLEAQTYETFEKDSVKYIQYQRAIGNALVDRVPDEEASSLTTVLMVVGAGRGPLVRASLQAAEETGRKLKIYAVEKNPNAVVTLHSLVRLEGWEKTVTIVSCDMRCWDAPEKADILVSELLGSFGDNELSPECLDGAQRFLKQDGISIPSSYTSFIQPVTASKLHNDVKSHKDVVHFETAYVVKVHSVARLAPCEPVFTFTHPNFSTKKSNQRYKKLRFEIPSDTGSSMVHGFAGYFDAMLYKDVHLGIEPSTATPNMFSWFAIFFPLRTPVCIRPGSPLEVHFWRCCGSTKVWYEWCVASPNPSPVHNSNGRSYWVGL; this is translated from the exons ATGGCGCTAGGTGAGAGAGGAGGATGGGATAAGAGCGAATCCAGATACTGTGGAGTTGAGACCGACTTCAACGATGACATGCCTCACCTTTTATCCTTCAATCTTTCCTCTGGAGGCTTTGATTTTGTCGTTGCTACCTTG ATGGATCCCAATTATCGGCCAAGCTTGATGGAAAAAGACATTGGTGGTGGATCACATGTTCTGTCCTTTGCTGGCTCTGACTTAGTCCTGAGCCCTTCCCAATGGAGTAGTCACGTTGTGG GAAAAATTAGTTCGTGGATTGACTTGGATTCAGAAGACGAGATCCTGCGGATGGATTCTGAAACTACTTTGAAGCAAGAAATTTCATGGGCTTCCCATCTTTCACTGCAG GCTTGCCTTCTTCCTTCTCCTAAGGGAGCATCATGTGCTAATTATGCTAGGTGCGTGAATCAGATTCTTCAGAGCCTAAACAACATGCAG TTGTGGCTTAGGATTCCATTGGTGAAGAATGATGATGATACTATGGACTTTATTCCTTCG GGTGATTCCTGGGAACTCTGGAATTCATTTCGTCTTCTCTGTGAACATCACAGTCAGCTGTCAGTTGCCCTTGATGTTCT GAGCTCACTGCCTTCAGCAAACTCACTTGGACGATGGTTTGGTGAGCCTGTTAGAGCTGCCATAATTCATACTGAT TCTTTTCTAACCAATGCACGGGGTTATCCATGCCTGTCTCGGCACCACCAGAAGCTCATTACTGGGTTTCTTAACCATTCTATACAG GTAGTTATTTCAGGAAAACTTAACAATGGTGTTCCCAGTGTGAGCTTGGATTCTGCTTTAGACCATACTGGTACTAATGTTGAGA GCTCTCAGAGACATTCCCTGAGGCCATATTTGGACTATATTGCTTACCTCTATCAAAGGATGGATCCCCTTCCAGAGCAAGAACGTTTTGAG CTCAGTTACAGGGATTTTTTACAGTCTCCATTGCAG CCTCTTATGGACAATCTAGAGGCTCAAACATATGAGACATTTGAGAAAGACTCAGTAAAATATATCCAG TACCAAAGAGCTATTGGTAACGCCTTGGTGGACAGGGTTCCCGATGAAGAAGCATCTTCTTTAACCACT GTACTGATGGTTGTAGGAGCAGGGCGAGGACCTCTTGTTAGGGCATCATTGCAG GCAGCTGAAGAAACAGGACGCAAACTGAAAATTTATGCTGTGGAGAAAAATCCAAATGCAGTTGTTACTCTTCAT AGTTTGGTTAGATTGGAGGGTTGGGAGAAAACGGTGACCATAGTCTCTTGTGACATGCGTTGTTGGGATGCTCCTGAGAAAGCTGACATTTTG GTCAGTGAGTTGCTTGGTTCTTTTGGTGACAATGAGCTGTCTCCTGAATGCTTGGACGGAGCCCAACGATTTTTAAAGCAAGACGGGATCTCAATACCATCCTC GTATACCAGTTTCATACAACCCGTGACAGCTTCAAAGTTACACAACGAT GTTAAGTCTCATAAAGATGTTGTGCACTTTGAAACTGCTTATGTTGTCAAAGTGCACAGTGTAGCAAGGCTGGCTCCTTGCGAACCT GTCTTTACATTTACTCATCCAAATTTCTCAACTAAGAAGAGCAATCAGCGCTACAAAAAGCTGAGGTTTGAGATACCTAGTGATACTGGGTCATCCATGGTGCATG GGTTCGCTGGTTATTTTGATGCGATGCTTTACAAAGATGTGCATCTAGGTATTGAGCCATCAACGGCAACACCAAACATGTTCAGCTG GtttgcaatattttttccaCTGAGGACACCGGTATGTATTCGACCTGGTTCTCCACTTGAGGTGCATTTTTGGCGTTGTTGTGGTTCTACCAAG GTTTGGTACGAATGGTGTGTTGCTTCTCCCAATCCATCACCTGTTCACAACAGCAATGGTCGTTCGTATTGGGTTGGCCTTTAG
- the LOC102630564 gene encoding uncharacterized protein LOC102630564 isoform X2 gives MMTSNQLTAIARGEANTSFAFSTRNTVEAKWVRQIKMSSPNPNVKKANLSATKKERIELPINYDYDGNCGSKAKAYHISEFLSHPSGIQAMLNTSALQSFQFLDTNTYRCVLPKVQFLNFEAAPVMDLRVTPTDKDCTVQLLSCKFEGSDIVESQNDRFSAFMINHMTWNTNDSESFLEVEVKLKLCLEIYTRPFSLLPISAVERPGNLILLPTRLYVWEGSLFHISKQICCVAG, from the exons ATGATGACTAGTAATCAGTTGACAGCAATCGCTAGAGGAGAAGCCAATACATCATTTGCCTTTTCAACAAG GAACACAGTTGAAGCCAAATGGGTTcgtcaaataaaaatgtcatCGCCAAACCCGAATGTAAAGAAAGCTAATTTGTCTGCCACAAAAAAGGAGAGAATTGAGTTGccaattaattatgattatgatgGTAATTGTGGGAGTAAGGCTAAGGCATATCATATTAGTGAATTTTTAAGTCACCCATCTGGGATTCAAGCAATGTTAAACACAAGTGCCTTGCAGAGCTTTCAGTTCCTTGATACCAACACTTACAG GTGCGTTCTGCCAAAAGTTCAATTTTTGAACTTTGAAGCTGCCCCTGTGATGGATTTACGTGTAACTCCAACAGACAAAGATTGTACAGTACAATTGCTTTCGTGTAAG TTTGAAGGTTCAGACATTGTAGAAAGCCAAAATGATCGCTTCTCAG CATTTATGATCAACCATATGACATGGAACACGAATGATTCTGAATCCTTTTTGGAGGTCGAAGTGAAGTTGAAATTATGTCTTGAG ATTTACACTCGGCCATTTTCTCTTCTGCCTATATCAGCTGTTGAGCGCCCAGGAAACTT GATTTTGCTACCAACAAGGTTATATGTTTGGGAAGGTTCCTTGTTTCATATATCAAAGCAAATATGTTGTGTAGCTGGATGA
- the LOC102630564 gene encoding uncharacterized protein LOC102630564 isoform X1 — translation MMTSNQLTAIARGEANTSFAFSTRNTVEAKWVRQIKMSSPNPNVKKANLSATKKERIELPINYDYDGNCGSKAKAYHISEFLSHPSGIQAMLNTSALQSFQFLDTNTYRCVLPKVQFLNFEAAPVMDLRVTPTDKDCTVQLLSCKFEGSDIVESQNDRFSAFMINHMTWNTNDSESFLEVEVKLKLCLEIYTRPFSLLPISAVERPGNLMMQALVDRLVPLLLRQLLQDYDKWVQQKFEEFA, via the exons ATGATGACTAGTAATCAGTTGACAGCAATCGCTAGAGGAGAAGCCAATACATCATTTGCCTTTTCAACAAG GAACACAGTTGAAGCCAAATGGGTTcgtcaaataaaaatgtcatCGCCAAACCCGAATGTAAAGAAAGCTAATTTGTCTGCCACAAAAAAGGAGAGAATTGAGTTGccaattaattatgattatgatgGTAATTGTGGGAGTAAGGCTAAGGCATATCATATTAGTGAATTTTTAAGTCACCCATCTGGGATTCAAGCAATGTTAAACACAAGTGCCTTGCAGAGCTTTCAGTTCCTTGATACCAACACTTACAG GTGCGTTCTGCCAAAAGTTCAATTTTTGAACTTTGAAGCTGCCCCTGTGATGGATTTACGTGTAACTCCAACAGACAAAGATTGTACAGTACAATTGCTTTCGTGTAAG TTTGAAGGTTCAGACATTGTAGAAAGCCAAAATGATCGCTTCTCAG CATTTATGATCAACCATATGACATGGAACACGAATGATTCTGAATCCTTTTTGGAGGTCGAAGTGAAGTTGAAATTATGTCTTGAG ATTTACACTCGGCCATTTTCTCTTCTGCCTATATCAGCTGTTGAGCGCCCAGGAAACTT AATGATGCAAGCTCTCGTGGATAGGCTTGTCCCATTGCTTTTACGGCAGTTGCTGCAAGATTACGACAAATGGGTTCAACAGAAATTTGAAGAGTTTGCCTGA